In Debaryomyces hansenii CBS767 chromosome A complete sequence, a genomic segment contains:
- a CDS encoding DEHA2D15730p (similar to uniprot|P27810 Saccharomyces cerevisiae YOR099W KTR1 Alpha-1 2-mannosyltransferase involved in O-and N-linked protein glycosylation): MGMIRTPAIRVAAIGIALLVLYMLSVFLRPQVVYVDKDTNEIVKDFQGSDMGGAINAVVDPPRKVQDPIKNNDKEHEQAHIQIEEAEINEATDQVVSDSSASHDQVAGVNDVYPGERVKATFVTLARNKELYDLIKSVRRVEDRFNRKFNYDWVFLNDEPFTDEFKKLTTSIVSGKTKYGLIPKEHWSYPDWIDKEKAAESRNAMKAAGIIYGDSESYRHMCRFESGFFWQNPLLDEYDWYWRVEPGIQIHCDLDYDLFKYMEDNNKVYGFTISIYEFEKTISSLWGHVKDFIKKNPQYLAEDNLMDFISDNKGETYNLCHFWSNFEVASLKFWRSQAYREFFDYLDKTGGFFYERWGDAPIHSIAAALFLSKDQVHYFEDVGYNHGVYTQCPLNSQFRYDHKCHCDPKSDFTFRGYSCGNKYYDVMKKEKPQEWVNYT, encoded by the coding sequence ATGGGCATGATAAGAACTCCTGCTATTAGGGTAGCGGCCATAGGTATAGCACTATTGGTGTTATATATGCTTTCCGTGTTTTTAAGGCCTCAGGTTGTTTATGTAGATAAGGATACTAATGAAATCGTGAAGGACTTCCAGGGCAGCGATATGGGCGGCGCTATCAACGCTGTGGTGGATCCACCAAGAAAAGTGCAAGATCCGATTAAAAATAACGATAAGGAACATGAACAGGCGCATATCCAGATCGAGGAAGCAGAAATCAACGAAGCTACTGACCAAGTGGTGAGTGACTCGAGCGCAAGCCATGATCAGGTTGCCGGTGTAAATGATGTATATCCCGGTGAACGGGTCAAAGCGACGTTTGTAACGTTGGCCAGAAACAAAGAATTGTACGACTTAATCAAGTCGGTGAGGCGAGTGGAGGATCGGTTCAACCGTAAATTCAACTACGATTGGGTATTTTTGAACGACGAGCCATTCACCGacgaattcaagaaattgaccACCTCAATTGTATCAGGAAAAACCAAATATGGGTTGATCCCCAAGGAACATTGGTCATACCCCGATTGGATCGACAAGGAAAAGGCAGCGGAATCGAGGAACGCCATGAAGGCTGCCGGTATCATTTACGGTGACTCAGAATCGTACAGACACATGTGTCGATTTGAGTCGGGATTCTTCTGGCAAAATCCGTTGTTAGACGAGTACGATTGGTATTGGAGAGTCGAGCCTGGCATCCAAATACACTGCGACTTGGACTACGATCTTTTCAAATACATGGAGGACAATAACAAGGTGTACGGATTCACGATTTCGATCTACGAGTTTGAAAAGACGATTTCGTCGTTGTGGGGCCACGTCAAGGACTTCATCAAGAAAAACCCCCAATACTTGGCCGAAGACAACCTCATGGACTTCATTTCCGACAACAAGGGGGAAACGTATAATTTGTGCCACTTCTGGTCCAACTTCGAGGTGGCCTCGTTGAAATTCTGGCGTTCGCAGGCATACAGAGAATTTTTCGACTACTTGGACAAAACTGGGGGCTTTTTCTACGAGAGATGGGGCGACGCCCCAATCCATTCGATTGCTGCGGCCCTTTTCCTTTCCAAGGATCAGGTCCACTACTTCGAAGACGTTGGCTACAACCACGGTGTATACACTCAGTGTCCGCTTAATTCTCAATTCAGGTACGATCACAAGTGTCACTGTGACCCCAAATCTGACTTCACATTCAGAGGCTACTCATGCGGTAACAAGTACTACGACGttatgaagaaagaaaagccACAGGAATGGGTGAACTATACCTAG